AATCACGATACAGCAAACCttctcattattattgattctgagctttctttttttttttatgtcaggaACAAACTTCATACAAAAACTACATATGTCTTACAATTGTTTCTACCTATTTTGCGTTATGCTGTCCTGTCTTTTACCTTTCATATATTATTTGCAGTAgtttattcaaatttattaGAGGTTTATCCTGTAAACAACATACCTGTTCTAAATTATCATCAGATATAATCCATTttactgaaccaaacaaagttCAGAAATCATTTTCGAATGCGCTTGTCACCAtgaatttctctgtgtttcttgcAGCCACAGTACTGTAACTCTTTagacgaggaggagaagaaggagttGCGTCTGTTCagtcagcagaggaaaagagaaaacttGGGCAGAGGCGTTGTCAGACTCTTCCCAGTAACTATGATGGGAGCCATATGCCAGCAGGTAatgcagcatttttattttatgtttatttataatagATTTCCTCATGAGACAGGTCAAAACAGCAGGATCCTTATGTAACATTAATGCTTGAATGTGAATGCCTCTTACAATACATCAGAGGCAGGCAGAAGGAGAATTTCTTTTTATAAGACTGGAGCAAGTTCAGGTGCAAGTAGGTGCAGGCATAGCTTAAGGGACACAGCACACTGGGATTTAATGATTACAGGGCAAACTGTAGTGCGACCTTGAGCGTTCACCATTTGTTAAAGGATCTAActtctttccctctgtgccACACCCTCACCCACCCAACCAAATCTATTTTTCCAGTGTGGCAGACAGATCTGCGGTGGAGACATAGCGGTGTTTGCCAGTCGGGCCGGACACGGCAGCTGTTGGCACcctcagtgtttccagtgtgCCTCCTGCAGTGAGCTGCTGGTTGATCTGATCTACTTCTACCAGGATGGGCAGATCTACTGCGGCCGGCACCACGCTGAAAGGCTCAAGCCCCGCTGCCAGGCCTGCGACGAGGTGACAGTCACCAAGATCCCCAACCTGTCTGATAAACTCTCATTAACATTAGGTCTCTTAAAGAAAAGTGTAGTGCGAGTCACAAAGCAAGAAACTGGTGTGAGAGGCATACTTATCTTCATTTTGCCCATACTTTTCCCCCCTGGcttcccttctgtctctctactgtgaaccgcaacattttcaaaaagaaaaagcgaGAACCGCTGTGAGTTGCTTGTGTAAGAGGAGAGAGAATGTTTTTGTTCAAGCTAATCTGTGAAGAAAGATCCTGTAATTTATCCCCGAATTAATCATCAGGCCCTGTCAGGTGCTTTATTATTGGTGTATTTCATCATTTCGTTTGGTTGGTGCACAGTAGAGGGTTAGTTGAAGCTTTTCTCTCAGACTCTTCTTGTTTTGAATGGCCTCTCACTGTGACTTAAGAGATTAGTTGATTTATCTGACTAATGGATCTGGCACGACTGACCAAGAGTTCTTTAGACCCAGAGGATGGCTAAGCCTGCAACAGGAGGGCAACGttggcatctttttttttctgtcttgttaaCCCAAATCCTCAGtattttgcagtatttttacaactggaatgtgtttatttctgtaccCATGAAATCGTCTGTGCTGTGCTGACtgacctctctgtctctgtctgtctttcactgtTGTCTCTTAATCTTAGATTATTCTAGCAGATGAATGTACAGAGGCAGAAGGAAGATACTGGCACATGAagcatttctgttgttttgagtGTGAGGCTGCGCTAGGCGGTCAGCGTTACATCATGAGAGAGAGTCGACCGTACTGCTGCTCCTGCTATGAGTCCCTGTATGCAGAGTACTGCGATACCTGCGGAGAACACATAGGTACTGAATTAAGTCTTAAGACACGAATTGATGGGCCTTTCAATACAGCTTGCAGCCATTCTCAATCTCAATctctatttagcatttataaagAGTatgcaaacatttaataaatggtttgtaaCACACTTTAATCTAGATGTAAGACgatataaggacattttaagtgtaagtaatatttatatatatttttatttttatttatatatttattattgtttattaatgtacaatTTGTCTACAGTTGTAACTTCTCAGATGAGGAcatatatttttacaataaggttttactatattgtcatTGATTATCTATTTATACACCAGTGTGTAGTTTTGAGTGTCCACaggacaaatacattaataaacactaaGATCTGCTTTCAGCTACAGTATGGTCTGTTGTAAACCATTTAATAAGAGTTTGTATACTGCTTATAAAGGCTAAATAGAGGGACTTAGAGTGTTACCATTTCCTCTTAAGAAACCAcatgatatttcattttaatcagtAGTAAATGATGAATGTAAATAGGGCTTCTTTCAGACACACAACTCGTTACATAAATTGGATGTTGGTCTCTTGCCTGATTAAGTGCCTGACTCACTTttacataaaaagtcatgacaGTAATCTTATTAGGTTGGATGAAGTGAGTTGCCTgtaacatttgtgtgaaactttcAACACAGCACAAGTCCAAACAGAATGCTGTCAGATGACTGTAAAGGCTCGAAGGTcaaacacacagggagaaataaaatgcatgtgTTAGAGGCTAAATAAAACCTTCTAACAATAACACattaatatttgatttgttGGTAAAATTTTCATTCATGCACGCTGCCTACATGAGATTATGAATAACCAGCAAAGCACTTCATATGCAGCATGTGAACAGACGAGAGTCCAAACATAACTTCTTGTCTTATAGGCAGAGAAATtctgaaaattaattaaaacattaatgagGTCATTCATTGTAGGAAGCCTGCAATGTTAAGTATTCCATGTCTGAAAAGGGATTAAATATCACAGATAAATATTATTTCTCTCAGCAATATTGTTCTTAAAATTAATGAGTTGCTCATACTCTAATTTAAATTAGTCACAGAGATTAAATACAGATAAGATCATTATATTGAAGAAATACTGAGTGTACACCCACACTGAGATAACAGAGATAGATTTTCCGATTCTGCAGCTGACACAAATGATATGTGTAATCACAAAATCATGTCCTGTCAGGTATCGACCAGGGCCAGATGACATATGAGGGTCAGCACTGGCACGCcgtggagtcatgtttctgctgCGCCCGCTGTCAACTGCCTCTGCTGGGGCGTCCCTTCCTCCCTCGAGGGGGGCTCATCTTCTGCTCCAGGCCCTGCTCGCTGGGCGAAGATCCCAATAACTCAGACTCCTGTGACTCAGCACTGCAGAGCAGACCACCTCAGCATAATAAACGCTGCGggacagcagagaaacagcagcagcaacagtgtgGTTCTCCATTGAAGCCACTAGAGGGCATCACTATAACTGCAAAAGACTGCATTCATactgcagtggaaaacaaaggTGAATGTGGTACATGGGTGTGATACTCAGATGTTATATATGTTGAGCAATGAACCAAAAAATACCAAGTGAACTAcaatatacttttattttacctttgctctaacaacacatttatttgctcTGCTTCTCTCAGGCGTCCACTGCACTGCTCCAGTTCAAAACGGAGCTCCTGCACCCAGCGGTCATCCGCATTCAAGAGGCTCCTATTCACCTCTTCCTCACATTCATCTAGGAAATGGCTTAGGTCCATCTTGGCCCAGTGACGTTCCACATTACAGTTTATTGCCAGGGGACCGTGGGATCAAACCTGCAGTCAGTGGTCTTCAGTTCAAGGGAGAGCTAAATGAAAATACTGGACTATCTGGTGTTAATTCAAGAGGAACCTCGACTGCTAAAGACTGTAGGAACTGGGTGGAAAGGACGAATCAGGTTCTGCAAGGTATCATAAGTCACTGCTACTTCACACACTTTAAGTTCTGAATATTTATAATTACTAACTATATGTGtcctctgatgtttttgtcctcagtgtttcctcccCAGAAAAACTCACACGTGACACACCTGGTTTCACCTGACTCATCTCACCTCTCTCCCAATAACCCatccatcctccctcctcctctgcctgtcAAGACTCGTGACTTGATACCCCGGGAGTCACCCCCACCAAACCCCCCCCAACTAGAGGACAGACCCTCAGATTCTCCACCTCCACTGACTCGCAGTGGCACAGCTAGAGTCAGCTTCAGAGAACCAATCAGCAGCAGCTACTCTgttgatgaggatgaggatgaggatgaagaggagaatgaAGAGAAGCTGCAAGAGGGTGAGGAAAACCAGCAGGCCGAAGATGAGGTGGAGGGAGGTTTCGGAAGCAGGTTAAATCTACAGAAAGGAATCCCACCGCAGATGGATCTACTGGGTGAGTACGGCCTTCAGAGAGTTAAATATCAACTCATTTTAAATTTGGAAATcaaattaatttagttttttgtcgTACTTCTTTTTCAACCAGATGGATCCTCTTACCATCAGCGGAGTCTGAGGCGAGGGTGGAGTCGCTGCCGTATCCCCTCTGACCCATCTCTCCATCCGGGCGCAGAGAGGCGATACAGACACTCGCGGCCTGACCGACCCCGTCTGGACACCCTGGAATGGAGAGGCGAGAAAGAAAGGGACAGCCGGGGCTCCTCCAGCGCCTCCTCACTGACCCTCCAGCCGGGTCACTACAAACACGAAGACTGTTCTACATGTTCCTCGTCCTCAGACTCTGAGGAGGAAGGCTACTTCCTTGGACAGCCAATACCTCTGCCCCCACAGCTCAGAAAACAGCAGCCTGAGGAGGGTaaagacagggagggagaggaggagagggaggtgcaGAGAGACTGGGGGCTGAGAGGCAGCATGAGGCGGAGCAGAGCTCACAGTCTTGGTGCAAAGGACAAAGATAAAAACTGTGCTGTTTCCTAACCCCCAACAAGAAGAACTAATGGCCCTTCTTTATTCTGGTGCTCAAGTTTTATGATAGTGACGTGTTGTTAGATCCAACACACAATGTGATCCACAGCCACTGTTCATACTTAGCAAAGGGAAGCAAAAGAAACCTCAGAAAATCCACTACCCCAACTTTATGGTATTGACTTCTCACTGTTCAACTTTGAGATGTGACATTAAAGAAAATGATGTACACAGTGTGTGAATCATGTGAGTAGTGATTGATGTTGAATGATTATTGGCTATAATTATGCCTGGATTGTATTTGAATATCCAAGAGAAAACTCAGAGCTGTGTTGCAGTTAGCTTGAACTGTTGTGACCCTGCAGTGACATTAAACTGCAGTTTATCATCACTGCTTTTCATCATTACCATCATTTACATATGCAAACCTCCAGTTGCACCAGGAGCTGACGGCACATTCCTCCATCATTGTTTGTAAAAAAGAATATTAAGTATATCTTATTTTAACTCTGCTGTAACCATGTTCTGTGCTCTTTTGTGCAATTTTATATGGTTGTAATATATTACAGTTAAAAATACTAAAAGGCCAAATAGTATGTGATGGAGTTTGATTACTTCAGCAAACTGTGGTAGTTTTATACTATCAGAATCAAAAGTCTCTACCTATTTGTCAAGTCTTTAATCATGTATGGCttaaaagtcatttatttttatatactgtacttGGTGTAGGTCACTGTTCCTTCTTGTTTTATTCTAGGTAAAGAAAGAGATGcaaatgtcagtttgtttgattgtgAGACAACTTCATGGTGACATTAAATTTGTCTAAATTGTTGGTCTAAATGagaacttttttcattttacatataTACTCAACACAGACCTTTGAGCAGCAAAAACTGTGTCAACATGTAGTGTAGATTAATTATGATGCCAGTAGCAGCTGAATGTAACATTTAGTCGACTACAGTGAGTACTCTACttgagtgttttctttctttataatCTACCTCGCAGCAATTCaaaattattaaacaaaattCAACAGAACATATTCTAGTTTTTACTGAACTATTTGACACCTTtagttactttacaaattaagattttgcATGCAGAATTTATGCTTATAAAATATAGACAGTGTATAcaagcagagctgaaacaaCTGGTTGATTGGTCCAATTCTAGATTGACTAATTTGATCATCTCATTAAGtaatatttcatgtaaaaagGCAAATATTTCATGTTCCAGCAAATTTGAACAAACCAAACAACTAAtcaagaaaattattattagttgTAGTCCTAGACagatcaaagaaataaaagaaaattacacaTTAGCATATGAGTAATGATATTGTAATGATAGTATACCACTCTGCATTGagtactttttgttttgatacTTAAAGTCCATTTTCCTGATAATACTTCTGTTacttaaataacattttcagtGCAGGACTTGTAATGCATTATTTCTGgtatgagtacttttacttaaaggatCTCAATACTTGGATATGAGCAAACAGAAAGTGCTTATCATCTATCTAAAACAATAGCAGGGTCATGCGGCCAAAGaagtcagtgtgtttcctggtaGGAGAGTAAATGGACCAATGAGTAAGAAGGGGGCGGGCTCAGGAGCAGCACACATGAATTGTCAAACAGGTTTGTCTTGTGCTGCTAAGTGGtttcaaacacattcacacacacattctctgtaGGACAGCGCAGTGTGTTTGCTGGGCTACACCAAGAAACCCAGGAGAGGCTCAGGAGCTCAACAGGAGGTGAGTTTTTCtgtagaaatacaaaacaacaacaaaaaaaaacaggtcgACAACTAACCTACACCTTCATACAAGCAGAGTTGGGCTTGTCAGGGCAAGACCAGTGCGCAGGCCTTGAGTCTACAGAGCCTTACATGAGGGACTTCTTTGTTTACCTGccttttgtgttgctgtgtcatTTGCCTTTGGCTTCATCTTTGTCATTTACTCTCAGTAGCTGAATGTGCCGACTCTTgactcagacacacatacagtaattaGTGGctctatttttgtttgtgtgaccGACCTCTTGACATTCCTCTTTGGTTTGTAACACACCAACGTCTTAATGATATACATCCCAGTGCTGGTTGTCTTTACTGGTGAGGGGAGCTTGcttcgttttgttttgtttttttgtaaactgAAGAGATCCGAGGACCTCGAGGCAGGTGAGGGTCAGAGGGGAGATCCAGAGAGTTTCACAGCTCTATCAGCAGGAGTTTTGCCCGGCTCAGACTGGAATGGCAAATATGTCGAGAATGTGACTGGCAGATGCAGACTGTTCAAGCGGCGTACACTCAGGATATTAAGTATACACAGATATTCAGAAAAAGTGCATGTATTTACCAAGTTCATTCTTGTGACCTTCACCACAGTTTGAGGCTTAGAGCTGTACACAAACTGTAATAGGTTAACAGATGCTGAGTTGAACCTCCTTTGTTTTTGACTTCACTAAACCTACGGAGGCTTGTGGTTCAGGAAGAAGTCGGCCACAAACCCAGGCAACTGGCTGCTTTATTTAAAGATGAGTAGTCATTGTTCCCATAGcagctgttggtgtgtgtgtgatctgctCTCTATTGCCTCCAGACAATAGCTTGTTGACAGCTGGACAGCTTCCCCatcacccctctctctcacacacacacacacgcaactcTGCCACTCTTTTCACAGGCGTTcaactgactgaaaatgaagtgtcacttttattgtgtgtttgtctgcggAGAGATGGATGACTGAGAGTAATTGTTTGAATCCGTCTGTGCCGGCGGCCAATGAACTTGTAGGATGGAAAAGGCCTTAAGAGAATGATTGGCTGCAGTCGCAAAGAAAAGGGAGTGTTTATGAGAGTAGGGTCTTTGTGAGGTtggctctctcctctgtgtgttggAGTACTAAAAGTGTCTGATTCTCACTTGTCTTGTAAGGTAAATGCTTTTATTGACTGCTGAGTTCTTTATGGAGttgtctttccttctttctgtccTGACAGTCGTGCCTCTTTTCCACAGGAAGTCCAAATGTCAAGGAACTAGAGTTCAACTGAGATGCTGCAGTTACATCTCTTCAAAAATGGAGTGGAGCTGATCATGAGACAGCTATACAGAGGCACGAATAAAGGATAACATCACAATTTCTGCACgtggacagaaacagaaagtggaCAAAGACGGGTACAGCTGCTAGTTTTATAAAATGCCTGTGGAGACTTTCCAACACCCAGTGAGGCAACCAGCGAGGACCACTGAAGCTGCTACACCCCCGCGGTTGCGGCCCAAGGGGCCAGTGGGGCCAGACTTCTATCGGCAATGCCCGACAGCAGAGAGCAGACCAAAGCAGAGTGCAGTGGAGAGGCTGGAGGCAGACAAGGCTAAATATGTCAAGAGTCAGGTGGCTCTTTCTAAGCAGCGGCCACTCAGGCCTCCTGAAGTGCGGAAGCCTCTGCTGAGCCCCGCTGCTGCCCTGCGGCCCACCAGGAAGACACCGAcccagacaaaaacaaagcaggagGGAGTCCAGCTCGACCTGGAGCACCTGAGTAATCTCATCAGTAACGTGAGTGATGGCCCCCAGTCCAGTACCACTGTAAGCTCAGAGGACAGTAAAGATCCTGTTTGTGCCGCCACAGCACACAGCTCTCCTCGCCCCACACCTGTGGGGgcacaagagaaaaaagagaggctGTGTCCACCTCCCTGTCCTGACTGGTCCAGTCCTGCTAAGGTGAGATTAAAAGCCTCTGGACCTATAGAGAATCCAGGCTCTCCTGGGTCTCTGGCTGCAGGGACGGTGCGCAGAGTGGACGTCATGCCTCA
The genomic region above belongs to Seriola aureovittata isolate HTS-2021-v1 ecotype China chromosome 9, ASM2101889v1, whole genome shotgun sequence and contains:
- the prickle3 gene encoding prickle-like protein 2 isoform X2, yielding MMTKLVSDFQRHSISDDDSGCASEEYAWVPPGLKPEQVYQYFSCLPEDRVPYVNSPGERYRIKQLLHQLPAHDSEPQYCNSLDEEEKKELRLFSQQRKRENLGRGVVRLFPVTMMGAICQQCGRQICGGDIAVFASRAGHGSCWHPQCFQCASCSELLVDLIYFYQDGQIYCGRHHAERLKPRCQACDEIILADECTEAEGRYWHMKHFCCFECEAALGGQRYIMRESRPYCCSCYESLYAEYCDTCGEHIGIDQGQMTYEGQHWHAVESCFCCARCQLPLLGRPFLPRGGLIFCSRPCSLGEDPNNSDSCDSALQSRPPQHNKRCGTAEKQQQQQCGSPLKPLEGITITAKDCIHTAVENKGVHCTAPVQNGAPAPSGHPHSRGSYSPLPHIHLGNGLGPSWPSDVPHYSLLPGDRGIKPAVSGLQFKGELNENTGLSGVNSRGTSTAKDCRNWVERTNQVLQVFPPQKNSHVTHLVSPDSSHLSPNNPSILPPPLPVKTRDLIPRESPPPNPPQLEDRPSDSPPPLTRSGTARVSFREPISSSYSVDEDEDEDEEENEEKLQEGEENQQAEDEVEGGFGSRLNLQKGIPPQMDLLDGSSYHQRSLRRGWSRCRIPSDPSLHPGAERRYRHSRPDRPRLDTLEWRGEKERDSRGSSSASSLTLQPGHYKHEDCSTCSSSSDSEEEGYFLGQPIPLPPQLRKQQPEEGKDREGEEEREVQRDWGLRGSMRRSRAHSLGAKDKDKNCAVS
- the prickle3 gene encoding prickle planar cell polarity protein 3-A isoform X1 — translated: MFLRGSKKRRSNRSQEEEDPDRGQPCMRCGDQCPGFRVHGWRKICVHCKCVREEHAVRSVPGQLEKMMTKLVSDFQRHSISDDDSGCASEEYAWVPPGLKPEQVYQYFSCLPEDRVPYVNSPGERYRIKQLLHQLPAHDSEPQYCNSLDEEEKKELRLFSQQRKRENLGRGVVRLFPVTMMGAICQQCGRQICGGDIAVFASRAGHGSCWHPQCFQCASCSELLVDLIYFYQDGQIYCGRHHAERLKPRCQACDEIILADECTEAEGRYWHMKHFCCFECEAALGGQRYIMRESRPYCCSCYESLYAEYCDTCGEHIGIDQGQMTYEGQHWHAVESCFCCARCQLPLLGRPFLPRGGLIFCSRPCSLGEDPNNSDSCDSALQSRPPQHNKRCGTAEKQQQQQCGSPLKPLEGITITAKDCIHTAVENKGVHCTAPVQNGAPAPSGHPHSRGSYSPLPHIHLGNGLGPSWPSDVPHYSLLPGDRGIKPAVSGLQFKGELNENTGLSGVNSRGTSTAKDCRNWVERTNQVLQVFPPQKNSHVTHLVSPDSSHLSPNNPSILPPPLPVKTRDLIPRESPPPNPPQLEDRPSDSPPPLTRSGTARVSFREPISSSYSVDEDEDEDEEENEEKLQEGEENQQAEDEVEGGFGSRLNLQKGIPPQMDLLDGSSYHQRSLRRGWSRCRIPSDPSLHPGAERRYRHSRPDRPRLDTLEWRGEKERDSRGSSSASSLTLQPGHYKHEDCSTCSSSSDSEEEGYFLGQPIPLPPQLRKQQPEEGKDREGEEEREVQRDWGLRGSMRRSRAHSLGAKDKDKNCAVS